In Melanotaenia boesemani isolate fMelBoe1 chromosome 18, fMelBoe1.pri, whole genome shotgun sequence, the following proteins share a genomic window:
- the si:dkey-37o8.1 gene encoding elongation factor 1-alpha: MGKEKIHVNMVIIGHVDSGKSTTTGHLVYKCGGVDQRKLEKFEKAAAQMGKSSFKFAWVLDKLKAERERGITIDISLLKFNTQKYSMTIIDAPGHRDFIKNMITGTSQADVALLVVSAAKGEYEAGVSRSGQTREHALLAYTLGVKQIIVCVNKMDLTEPPYSQKRYEEVVRGVSGFLKKIGYDPTAVAFVPISGWTGENMITATQRMPWYQGWKVRQRERILSGKTLLEVLDSIHPPIRTINKPLRLPLQDVYKIGGVGTVPVGKIETGVLKPGMTLMFSPAKLTAEVKSIEMHHQGLQTALPGHNVGFNIKNVSVKNLRRGDVAGNAQQDPPSDVRSFEAQVIILNHPGKVKAGYSPVLDCHTTHVTCRFAELKEKLDRRTGKKLEDHPQILMSGDAATVKLVPIKPMCVESFFTYPPLGRFAARDLKQTVAVGVIKSVEKDQGSKAPHKAQACK, translated from the exons ATGGGGAAAGAGAAGATTCATGTTAATATGGTTATTATTGGCCATGTTGACAGCGGCAAGTCCACCACCACTGGACATCTCGTCTACAAGTGTGGTGGCGTTGACCAGAGAAAACTGGAGAAGTTTGAGAAGGCCGCAGCTCAA ATGGGCAAGAGTTCCTTCAAGTTTGCCTGGGTCCTGGACAAGCTGAAGGCTGAAAGGGAAAGGGGGATCACCATTGATATATCTCTGCTGAAATTTAACACCCAAAAATACTCAATGACAATAATTGATGCGCCAGGACACCGTGACTTCATCAAGAACATGATTACTGGGACATCACAG GCTGATGTTGCTCTCTTGGTGGTCTCTGCGGCTAAAGGAGAGTACGAAGCTGGTGTATCCAGAAGTGGTCAGACCAGAGAGCATGCTTTACTGGCTTACACTCTGGGTGTCAAACAAATCATTGTCTGTGTGAACAAGATGGATCTGACTGAGCCGCCTTACAGCCAGAAACGCTATGAAGAAGTGGTGCGAGGTGTGAGCGGTTTCCTCAAGAAGATTGGCTATGACCCTACAGCTGTGGCATTTGTTCCAATTTCTGGCTGGACTGGGGAGAACATGATCACTGCCACTCAAAGG ATGCCCTGGTACCAAGGCTGGAAGGTGAGACAAAGGGAAAGGATTCTAAGTGGGAAGACTCTACTTGAAGTCCTGGACTCAATTCACCCACCTATCCGCACCATCAACAAGCCACTACGATTACCTCTGCAGGATGTGTACAAAATTGGAG GAGTTGGGACAGTACCAGTGGGCAAGATTGAAACTGGTGTCCTCAAACCTGGCATGACCCTGATGTTTTCCCCTGCTAAGCTGACTGCAGAGGTAAAGTCCATTGAGATGCACCACCAGGGGCTGCAGACAGCTCTGCCAGGACACAACGTTGGcttcaacataaaaaatgtctCTGTGAAGAACCTACGTCGTGGGGATGTGGCTGGCAATGCCCAGCAAGATCCTCCCTCAGATGTCCGCAGCTTTGAAGCTCAG GTAATCATCCTGAACCATCCTGGGAAGGTTAAAGCAGGCTACTCTCCTGTCCTGGACTGCCACACCACCCATGTCACCTGCCGCTTTGCTGAGCTGAAGGAGAAGCTTGACCGCAGAACTGGCAAGAAACTGGAGGACCACCCACAGATACTCATGTCTGGAGATGCTGCTACAGTCAAGCTGGTTCCCATTAAGCCCATGTGTGTGGAGAGCTTCTTCACATACCCTCCTTTAG GTCGTTTTGCAGCAAGAGACCTCAAGCAGACGGTTGCTGTGGGGGTTATCAAGTCTGTGGAGAAGGACCAGGGGTCAAAGGCTCCACACAAAGCCCAAGCGTGTAAATGA